From the Synergistetes bacterium HGW-Synergistetes-1 genome, the window TCTATTTTACTCTGGCAAATAAGATCCACGGTTCCGTTAACTGGGAGTGTAACCTTCTGAAAAGGGAAAACGCCGCAATACAGGCAGAAGCCATTGTGAAATGCTGGTTCGGTTCATCAGTATCAGGAGATGGTTTTATCAACACTTCAGAGTTCATTCCGGGATCTGAACCTAAAGATGATCCCTACATGGATCTCCCCGAAGACCTTCTGCAGGAGATCAGAAACCAATATAAAGATATCTGCATCCAGGCAACGATCATCGATCAGAATTATGGTGACTCATTTGTGTCTGAGGCAGATAAGATGAATGTCCCAAGGGGAGAGCCTTCTATGCTTTTGATCGGAGCTGAAGGAGAAAGTCGCGACGTATGCTTTATTAAGAGATACCACATCAGGATAACTTCAGCATATTCCAATGAAGAAGGCGAGCCCATAGTTCTTTCTGAAAATGTACTTGTCCTTAAGGAGCCCTCGGGAACGATAAGAGCGATACCTCTATACACAAAAAAACAATAGCAGATAAAGACAAACAAGCTTTCTTTATGTTATGATAATGCGGCGTATCCATGGCAAATGAATGCGCATGATGTTTTGTGAGAGAGTACAGGGAGGTTTTTCAATGGCACAAATTGTGGACACTAGCGATTTCCGTCCGGGACTTAAGATCAAATGGGAAGGCGGGATGTGGGTCATTCTTGAATGTTCCCATCACAAGATGGGAAGGGGAGGCGCGATCGTAAGGGGAAAACTTCGCAACCTTGAGACCGGATCTTCTGTTGACCAATCTTTTAAGTCAGGAGAACGCTTTGAAAGGATAATTTTTGACGAAAGACCTGCCCAGTACCAATACAAAGATGGCGACAGCTATGTTTTTATGGACATGGAGTCATATGATCAGGTATACCTTACCGAAGATATCCTGGGAGATGCTGTGAAATACTTGATCGATGACCTTGAAGTAAGTTTTGACATGTACGAAGAACGGGTCATGGGCATCGAGCTTCCAAACTCGGTTGCAATGCAGATAACGGACACACCTCCCGGATTCAAGGGAGATACAGCTTCAGGCGGTGGCAAACCTGCCACTACGGAGACA encodes:
- the efp gene encoding elongation factor P — its product is MAQIVDTSDFRPGLKIKWEGGMWVILECSHHKMGRGGAIVRGKLRNLETGSSVDQSFKSGERFERIIFDERPAQYQYKDGDSYVFMDMESYDQVYLTEDILGDAVKYLIDDLEVSFDMYEERVMGIELPNSVAMQITDTPPGFKGDTASGGGKPATTETGLAITVPFFVENEEIVLVDTRTGEYLERAKK